In the Acidobacteriota bacterium genome, one interval contains:
- the groES gene encoding co-chaperone GroES, translated as MASIRPLHDRVIIKRIEEAEQIRGGIIIPDSAKEKPQEGEVIAVGKGKKLDSGEYAALDVQEGDRVLFGKYSGTEIKLDGEEYLIMREDEILGVIEKAEKAKGKGK; from the coding sequence ATGGCAAGCATCAGACCACTTCACGATAGAGTGATTATCAAACGCATTGAAGAAGCCGAGCAGATTCGTGGCGGCATCATCATCCCGGATTCGGCGAAAGAAAAACCGCAAGAGGGCGAAGTCATCGCCGTCGGCAAAGGCAAAAAACTCGATAGCGGCGAATACGCTGCATTGGATGTTCAGGAAGGCGACCGCGTCCTGTTTGGTAAATATTCCGGCACCGAAATCAAACTCGATGGCGAAGAATATCTCATTATGCGCGAAGATGAAATTCTCGGCGTAATCGAAAAAGCCGAAAAAGCAAAAGGCAAAGGCAAATAA